The following are from one region of the Cetobacterium somerae genome:
- the uvrA gene encoding excinuclease ABC subunit UvrA: MLDKIIIKGAREHNLKNFDIEIPKYKFVVVTGVSGSGKSSLAFDTIYSEGQRRYVESLSAYARQFIGQMKKPEVDSIEGLAPAISIEQKTTNKNPRSTVGTVTEIYDYMRLLFAHIGKAHCPICGKLVERQSVDEIVENVYEKFNNGDRLMILSPVVKDKKGTHKNLFLNLVKKGFVRARVNGEILYIEEEINLDKNKKHNIEVVVDRIVVDKEDEEFKSRLTQSIEQGIELSEGKIIINWGDGEQLYSENFSCPDHENVSIPDLNPRLFSFNAPFGACPECKGIGKKLEIDESRLIEDENLSILKGGLYVPGAASAKKGYTWTIFESMAKKYKIDLDKPVKDLTKKEMDIIFYGTDGEKFRVDYTSKEFSFHGEKDFEGIVKNLERRYNESFSESSREEIENRFMIERICKVCHGKRLKPEVLAVTVYNKNIIEITELSIKDALNFFENIELTEKEKQIAAEILKEIKERISFMINVGLDYLSLARETKTLSGGESQRIRLATQIGSGLTGVLYVLDEPSIGLHQRDNDKLLATLNRLKELGNTLIVVEHDEDTMHQADYILDMGPGAGVFGGEIVAAGTPQEVMGNETSMTGRYLKGEIGITVPEDRRESKGYITLKGAKGNNLKNVDVDIPLGVLTVVTGVSGSGKSTLINQTLYPILFNKLNKGKLYPLEYSSIEGLESLDKVIDIDQSPIGRTPRSNPATYTKVFDDIRDIFSQTKDAKAKGYSKGRFSFNVKGGRCEACQGAGIIKIEMNFLPDVYVECEVCRGKRYNRETLEVYYKGKNISDVLDMSVGEAYDFFKTIPTLERKLKVLVDVGLDYIKLGQPATTLSGGEAQRIKLASELSKVSKGKTVYILDEPTTGLHFEDIRKLLEVINRLVEKGNTVIIIEHNLDVIKNADYIIDIGPEGGDGGGKVILTGTPEKIASSKKGYTSKYLKKALKGER; the protein is encoded by the coding sequence ATGTTAGACAAAATAATTATAAAAGGTGCTAGAGAACATAATCTTAAAAATTTTGATATAGAAATTCCAAAGTATAAATTTGTTGTTGTAACAGGAGTAAGTGGAAGTGGAAAGTCATCTTTAGCGTTTGATACTATTTATTCAGAAGGGCAAAGAAGATATGTAGAAAGTTTATCGGCTTATGCAAGACAATTCATTGGACAAATGAAAAAGCCAGAGGTAGATAGCATAGAAGGGTTAGCACCAGCTATTTCAATTGAGCAAAAAACAACAAATAAAAATCCAAGATCAACAGTAGGGACAGTAACAGAGATATATGATTATATGAGATTATTATTTGCACATATAGGTAAGGCACATTGTCCAATATGTGGAAAATTAGTAGAGAGACAAAGTGTTGATGAAATTGTAGAAAATGTATATGAAAAATTTAATAATGGTGACAGACTAATGATTTTAAGTCCTGTTGTTAAAGATAAAAAAGGAACACACAAAAATCTATTTTTAAATCTTGTAAAAAAGGGATTTGTAAGAGCAAGAGTTAATGGTGAAATTCTTTATATTGAAGAGGAGATAAACTTAGATAAAAACAAAAAGCATAATATTGAAGTTGTTGTAGATAGAATTGTTGTAGATAAGGAAGATGAGGAGTTTAAATCAAGATTAACTCAAAGTATAGAGCAAGGGATAGAACTATCAGAAGGAAAAATAATAATAAACTGGGGAGATGGAGAACAACTATATAGTGAAAATTTTTCATGTCCAGATCATGAAAATGTAAGTATTCCAGATTTAAATCCCAGACTATTCTCTTTTAATGCTCCTTTTGGAGCTTGTCCTGAATGCAAAGGAATAGGGAAAAAATTAGAAATTGATGAAAGTAGACTAATAGAGGATGAAAATTTATCAATATTAAAAGGTGGACTATATGTTCCAGGAGCAGCATCAGCTAAAAAGGGTTATACATGGACAATATTTGAATCTATGGCAAAAAAATATAAAATTGATTTAGATAAACCAGTAAAAGATTTAACTAAAAAAGAGATGGATATAATTTTTTATGGAACTGATGGAGAGAAATTTAGAGTGGACTATACATCAAAAGAGTTTAGTTTTCATGGAGAAAAGGATTTTGAAGGAATTGTAAAGAATTTAGAAAGAAGATATAATGAATCGTTTTCAGAGAGCTCTAGAGAAGAGATAGAAAATAGATTTATGATAGAAAGAATATGTAAGGTGTGTCATGGAAAAAGATTAAAGCCGGAAGTTTTAGCTGTAACTGTTTATAATAAAAATATAATTGAGATAACAGAACTAAGTATAAAAGATGCTTTAAATTTTTTTGAAAATATAGAGTTAACAGAAAAAGAGAAACAAATAGCAGCAGAAATCTTAAAAGAGATAAAAGAAAGAATATCGTTTATGATAAATGTAGGATTAGATTATTTGAGTTTAGCTAGAGAGACAAAAACATTATCTGGAGGAGAGTCACAAAGAATTAGATTGGCAACTCAAATTGGATCAGGGTTAACAGGTGTATTGTATGTTTTAGATGAACCAAGTATTGGATTACATCAAAGAGATAATGATAAACTTTTAGCTACTTTAAATAGATTGAAAGAGTTAGGAAACACACTTATTGTTGTTGAACACGATGAAGATACAATGCATCAAGCTGATTATATTTTAGATATGGGACCGGGAGCAGGAGTATTTGGTGGGGAAATTGTAGCTGCAGGAACACCACAAGAAGTTATGGGTAATGAGACTTCAATGACAGGGAGATACTTAAAAGGTGAAATAGGTATAACTGTACCAGAAGATAGAAGAGAGTCCAAAGGGTATATAACTTTAAAAGGAGCAAAGGGGAATAACTTAAAGAATGTAGATGTAGATATACCTTTAGGTGTTTTAACTGTTGTAACAGGAGTAAGTGGAAGTGGAAAATCAACATTAATAAATCAAACTCTTTATCCAATTTTATTTAATAAATTAAATAAAGGTAAGCTTTATCCATTAGAATATTCTTCTATTGAAGGATTAGAAAGTTTAGATAAGGTTATAGATATAGATCAAAGTCCTATTGGAAGAACTCCAAGATCAAATCCAGCTACATATACAAAAGTATTTGATGATATTAGAGATATTTTTTCTCAAACAAAAGATGCAAAAGCTAAGGGGTACTCAAAAGGTCGTTTTTCTTTTAATGTAAAAGGTGGACGATGTGAAGCATGTCAGGGTGCTGGAATAATCAAAATAGAAATGAATTTTTTACCTGATGTTTATGTTGAATGTGAGGTATGTAGAGGAAAAAGATATAATAGGGAAACACTAGAAGTTTACTACAAAGGAAAAAATATTTCAGATGTATTGGACATGAGTGTGGGAGAAGCTTATGATTTCTTCAAAACAATACCAACATTAGAAAGAAAACTAAAGGTATTAGTAGATGTAGGGTTAGATTATATAAAATTAGGTCAACCTGCTACAACACTATCTGGAGGAGAAGCTCAAAGAATAAAATTAGCAAGTGAATTATCTAAAGTATCAAAAGGAAAAACTGTATATATTTTAGATGAGCCAACAACAGGATTACATTTTGAAGATATAAGAAAACTTTTAGAAGTAATTAATAGATTAGTGGAAAAAGGAAATACAGTTATAATTATAGAGCATAATTTAGATGTAATAAAAAATGCTGATTACATAATCGATATAGGACCTGAAGGTGGAGATGGTGGAGGAAAAGTTATTTTAACAGGAACTCCAGAAAAAATAGCTTCTTCTAAAAAAGGTTATACAAGTAAATACTTAAAAAAAGCATTAAAAGGAGAGAGATAG
- the radC gene encoding RadC family protein: MEKNQMQGHRKRLREKYLKVGYKGLEDYEILELLLTYSIKLKDCKGIAKNLLSKFKSIDKVINAELNDLKEVEGIGLETALYLKVIGETMSNHYFKNVKNADLTTLKGKNDLVNYLKDDVGTLKSEEFKVIYLSSDNKIVCDEILFKGTIDRSVVYPRKIMERAIDNRAKGIIFAHNHPSGNLTPSKKDIELTLEMQELLEKVDIKLLDHIIVSDESYFSFYENGLIEYY; the protein is encoded by the coding sequence TTGGAAAAAAACCAAATGCAAGGACACCGAAAGAGATTACGAGAGAAGTATTTAAAAGTTGGATATAAGGGTTTAGAGGATTATGAAATTTTAGAGCTACTGTTAACTTATTCAATAAAATTAAAAGATTGTAAAGGTATTGCAAAGAATTTATTGTCAAAGTTTAAAAGCATAGATAAAGTAATAAATGCTGAGTTAAATGATTTGAAGGAAGTCGAAGGTATTGGTTTAGAAACGGCTTTATATTTAAAAGTAATTGGTGAAACTATGTCTAATCATTATTTTAAGAATGTAAAAAATGCAGATTTAACAACTTTAAAGGGGAAAAATGATTTAGTAAATTATTTGAAAGATGATGTTGGTACTTTGAAAAGTGAAGAATTTAAAGTAATTTACCTAAGTAGTGATAATAAAATTGTTTGTGATGAGATTTTGTTTAAGGGAACAATTGATAGAAGTGTAGTTTATCCTAGAAAAATAATGGAGAGAGCAATTGATAATAGAGCTAAAGGAATAATATTTGCTCACAATCATCCAAGTGGAAATTTAACACCCTCGAAGAAAGATATTGAATTAACATTAGAAATGCAAGAGTTACTAGAAAAGGTAGATATAAAGTTATTAGATCATATTATTGTTAGTGATGAATCTTATTTTAGTTTTTATGAAAATGGACTAATTGAATATTATTAA